The following nucleotide sequence is from Pseudonocardia abyssalis.
GGAGGTCCTTCCCGGGCTCATCTGAGCCCGAGAGGAACGAACGAGGTCGGTGTCCCCACCCGGGCGCCGCGTTCCTTCCGCGACGCCTGCGGCCCTGGCGCACCTTCCCCGGTGCCAGGTCCGGCGGCGGCGTGGAGGTGGGCGCGGCGTCCGGGTGGGGGCACCGCCGACCACGCCCAGGCTGGGGAGCACGGGCGCGGTCCGCGGAACACCGACGGCGGGGCACGACGGTACGGCGGCGGCAGGGCGTGGGAGGTGAACGGTGCAGGATGATCAGGACGGGCCGGCTGGGGCCAGGCACGTCCCGGTGCTCCTGCCCCGTGTCGCCGAGCTGCTCGCGCCCGCTCTGACGCGACCCGGACCACCCCCCGTGCTCATCGACGCCACGCTGGGCCTCGGCGGCCACGCGGCGGCGTTGCTGGCGGCGCACCCGCGGCTCGTCCTCGTCGGCCTCGACCGCGACCCGGACGCGCTCGCGCTCGCCGGTCGCCGGCTCGTCGCCTACGCCGACCGCACGCACCTCGTGCACGCGGTCTACGACGGCATCGCCGACGTGCTCGCCGACCTCGGGCTGGGGCCCGTCGACGGCGTGCTGTTCGACCTCGGTGTCTCCTCGCTGCAGCTCGACGCCGACGAACGCGGGTTCTCCTACTCCCGCGACGCCGACCTCGACATGCGGATGGACCCCACCACCGGGCCCACCGCGGCCGACGTGCTCAACACCTACCCCGTCCCGCAGCTCGCCCGCGTGCTGCGGGAGTACGGCGAGGAGCGGTTCGCGCTGCGCATCGCCCAGGCGGTGGGCCGGCGCAGGGCGACGGCGCCGCTGCGGCGCAGTGCCGAGCTCGTCGAACTGCTCTACACGGCGGTGCCCGCGGCGTCGCGACGGACCGGGGGACACCCCGC
It contains:
- the rsmH gene encoding 16S rRNA (cytosine(1402)-N(4))-methyltransferase RsmH gives rise to the protein MQDDQDGPAGARHVPVLLPRVAELLAPALTRPGPPPVLIDATLGLGGHAAALLAAHPRLVLVGLDRDPDALALAGRRLVAYADRTHLVHAVYDGIADVLADLGLGPVDGVLFDLGVSSLQLDADERGFSYSRDADLDMRMDPTTGPTAADVLNTYPVPQLARVLREYGEERFALRIAQAVGRRRATAPLRRSAELVELLYTAVPAASRRTGGHPAKRTFQALRIEVNAELEALRGALPAALDALAVGGRLVVLSYHSLEDRMVKRELAGRSTSRTPVDLPVELPDHGPELRLLTRGSEQAGDEEIADNPRAASVRLRAAERIGGSAA